In the Acidovorax sp. A79 genome, one interval contains:
- a CDS encoding aminotransferase class V-fold PLP-dependent enzyme, translating to MPGLLPDIDPDGLLEFSVVYTDRALNHMSKRFTGVMQDILATLKEVYHAHTAVLVPGSGTFGMEAVARQFANREKVLIVRNGWFSYRWTQIFDADKGLGGGSVVCKARPQGSGPQAPWAPCPAEEVAATIRAEKPKVVFAPHVETASGIILSDDYLRTLTAAAHEVGALFVLDCVASGAMWVDMQATGVDVLISAPQKGWSGSPCCAMVMLSERARQAIDGTTSSSFSCDLKKWMQIAEGYEKGQHAYHTTMPTDALVRLSEVMAETREYGFAKVRDEQIELGAKVRALLESRGFPSVAAEGFKAPGVVVSYTTDPGIQNGKKFMEVGLQTAAGVPLQCDEGPDFKTFRIGLFGLEKWHNVDRTVGHLSTALDQVAPRG from the coding sequence ATGCCCGGACTGCTGCCCGATATCGATCCCGATGGTTTGCTCGAGTTTTCGGTGGTCTACACCGACCGCGCGCTCAACCACATGTCCAAGCGCTTCACCGGCGTGATGCAGGACATCCTGGCCACGCTCAAGGAGGTCTACCACGCCCACACCGCCGTGCTGGTGCCCGGCAGCGGCACCTTCGGCATGGAGGCCGTGGCGCGCCAGTTCGCCAATCGCGAGAAGGTGCTCATCGTGCGCAACGGCTGGTTCAGCTACCGCTGGACGCAGATCTTCGACGCCGACAAGGGCCTGGGCGGCGGCTCCGTGGTGTGCAAGGCGCGCCCGCAGGGCAGCGGCCCGCAGGCGCCCTGGGCGCCGTGCCCGGCCGAGGAAGTGGCGGCCACCATCCGCGCCGAAAAGCCCAAGGTCGTGTTCGCGCCCCATGTGGAAACGGCCAGCGGCATCATCTTGAGCGACGACTACCTGCGCACCCTGACGGCCGCGGCCCACGAGGTGGGCGCGCTGTTCGTGCTCGACTGCGTGGCCTCGGGCGCGATGTGGGTGGACATGCAAGCCACCGGCGTGGACGTGCTGATCTCGGCCCCGCAAAAGGGCTGGAGCGGCTCGCCCTGCTGCGCCATGGTGATGCTCAGCGAGCGCGCGCGCCAGGCCATCGACGGCACCACGAGCAGCAGCTTCTCGTGCGACCTCAAGAAGTGGATGCAGATCGCCGAGGGCTACGAAAAGGGCCAGCACGCGTACCACACCACCATGCCCACCGACGCGCTGGTGCGCCTCTCCGAAGTGATGGCCGAGACGCGCGAATACGGTTTTGCCAAGGTGCGCGACGAGCAGATCGAGCTGGGCGCCAAGGTGCGCGCGCTGCTCGAGTCGCGCGGCTTCCCGAGCGTGGCGGCCGAGGGCTTCAAGGCCCCCGGCGTGGTGGTGAGCTACACCACCGACCCCGGCATCCAGAACGGCAAGAAGTTCATGGAGGTGGGCCTGCAGACCGCCGCCGGCGTGCCGCTGCAGTGCGACGAGGGGCCGGACTTCAAGACCTTCCGCATCGGCCTGTTCGGCCTGGAGAAGTGGCACAACGTGGACCGCACGGTGGGCCACCTGAGCACCGCGCTCGACCAGGTGGCCCCGCGCGGCTGA
- a CDS encoding XRE family transcriptional regulator, with product MQDAKRQFADRLRKAMMDAGYEPRPAVLEREFNTRHWGKPMTLHGVRRWLLGETMPDHKKLTTLAEWLQVPVQQLGYGDAEPLRVRERQAQWHAGLGYQDRELFDIYLRLPVPKRRLARDVILAIARAHAAEEAERETQAP from the coding sequence ATGCAGGATGCAAAAAGACAGTTTGCGGACCGGTTACGCAAGGCGATGATGGACGCAGGCTATGAACCCAGGCCGGCGGTGCTGGAGCGCGAGTTCAACACCCGCCACTGGGGCAAGCCCATGACGCTGCACGGCGTGCGCCGCTGGCTGCTGGGCGAGACCATGCCCGACCACAAGAAGCTCACCACCCTGGCCGAATGGCTGCAGGTGCCGGTGCAGCAGCTGGGCTACGGCGATGCAGAGCCCCTGCGCGTGCGGGAGCGGCAGGCGCAGTGGCATGCGGGCCTGGGCTACCAGGACCGCGAGCTGTTCGACATCTACCTGCGCCTGCCCGTGCCCAAGCGGCGCCTCGCGCGCGACGTGATCCTGGCGATCGCGCGCGCCCACGCGGCCGAAGAGGCCGAGCGCGAAACCCAGGCCCCCTAG
- a CDS encoding DUF445 domain-containing protein produces MTPESEPLPQALALQRARRHALGLLVLVSAVFVATSVVERGLWLNCLKAVAEAAMVGALADWFAVVALFRRPLGLPIPHTAVIARNQARIGRNLAVFVRDKFLDVPSLVALIRRHDPAERLAQWLTAPGNAALLGHQATRLASAALETVQDAQVERFIQKAARALIGQVDMSRALAAVLDTLTHNGRHQALLDDVLGKLIELLQNEQTRAWVAQTIVAWLKKDHPRTEKLLPSDWLGDKGSALLARALESVMADVAANPQHALRAQFDAAVQRFIGRLRGDPDWARKGEEIRAWLQTDATVGGYVQALWQDLRGALQRDLADSDSVLARQVRNLGQWLGQSLAGDAALRQSLNARLEEWVRGLAPEVSQFVAQHIEDTVRRWDTEEMTRLIELNIGKDLQYIRINGTVVGGLIGLVLFAVSHAGEIWRAVAGG; encoded by the coding sequence ATGACCCCGGAATCCGAACCGCTGCCACAAGCCCTTGCCCTGCAACGTGCGAGGCGCCACGCCCTCGGGCTGCTGGTGCTGGTGTCGGCCGTGTTCGTGGCCACCAGCGTGGTGGAGCGGGGCCTGTGGCTGAACTGCCTGAAGGCCGTGGCCGAGGCCGCGATGGTGGGCGCGCTGGCCGACTGGTTCGCGGTGGTGGCGCTGTTTCGCCGCCCGCTGGGCCTGCCGATCCCGCACACGGCGGTCATCGCTCGCAACCAGGCGCGCATCGGCCGCAACCTGGCGGTCTTCGTGCGCGACAAGTTCCTGGACGTGCCCTCGCTGGTGGCGCTGATCCGCCGGCACGACCCCGCCGAGCGGCTGGCGCAGTGGCTCACGGCACCCGGCAACGCCGCGCTCCTGGGCCACCAGGCCACCCGCCTGGCGTCGGCCGCGCTCGAGACGGTGCAGGACGCTCAGGTGGAGCGCTTCATCCAGAAGGCGGCGCGCGCATTGATCGGGCAGGTGGACATGTCGCGGGCCCTGGCGGCGGTGCTCGACACTCTCACGCACAACGGCCGCCACCAGGCGCTGCTGGACGACGTGCTGGGCAAGCTCATCGAGCTGCTGCAGAACGAGCAGACCCGTGCCTGGGTGGCGCAGACCATCGTGGCCTGGCTCAAGAAGGACCACCCGCGCACCGAGAAGCTATTGCCCAGCGACTGGCTGGGCGACAAGGGCTCGGCCCTGCTGGCGCGCGCGCTGGAGAGCGTGATGGCCGATGTGGCCGCCAACCCGCAGCACGCCTTGCGCGCGCAGTTCGACGCAGCGGTGCAGCGCTTCATCGGGCGCCTGCGCGGCGACCCCGATTGGGCGCGCAAGGGCGAAGAGATCCGCGCCTGGCTGCAGACCGATGCCACGGTGGGTGGCTATGTGCAGGCGCTGTGGCAGGACCTGCGCGGGGCGCTGCAGCGCGATCTGGCCGACTCGGATTCGGTGCTGGCGCGGCAGGTGCGCAACCTGGGGCAGTGGCTGGGTCAGTCGCTGGCGGGGGATGCGGCGCTGCGGCAGTCGCTCAATGCGCGGCTGGAGGAGTGGGTGCGGGGCCTGGCGCCGGAGGTGTCGCAGTTCGTGGCGCAGCACATCGAGGACACGGTGCGGCGCTGGGACACCGAAGAGATGACGCGGCTGATCGAGCTGAACATCGGCAAGGACCTGCAGTACATCCGGATCAACGGGACGGTGGTGGGCGGGCTGATCGGGCTGGTGCTGTTTGCGGTGTCGCACGCGGGGGAGATTTGGCGGGCGGTGGCGGGTGGCTGA
- a CDS encoding FAD-linked oxidase C-terminal domain-containing protein — translation MNTAAEPTTALSERAARQAEVVQALSRVVPAHALLWHAEDTTPYECDGLTAYRQRPLVVCLPETYEQVQAVLKACHHLQVPVVARGAGTGLSGGAMPHALGVTLSLAKFNRILDLDPVSRTAVVQCGVRNLAISEAAAPYGLYYAPDPSSQIACTIGGNVAENSGGVHCLKYGLTVHNVLKVKGFTVEGEPVEFGSDALDTPGYDLLAAVIGSEGMLAVTTEVTVKLIPKPQLARCIMASFDDVRKAGDAVAAVIAAGIIPAGLEMMDKPMTAAVEDFVHAGYDLTAEAILLCESDGTPEEVEEEIGRMSDVLRAAGATAISVSNDEAERLRFWSGRKNAFPASGRISPDYMCMDSTIPRKRLADILLAIQEMEKKYQLRCANVFHAGDGNLHPLILFDANDADQLHRCELFGADILETSVAMGGTVTGEHGVGVEKLNSMCVQFTAEENAQMLGLKHAFDPAGLLNPGKVIPTLNRCAEYGKMLVRGGAIKHPDLPRF, via the coding sequence ATGAACACTGCCGCCGAACCCACCACAGCCCTGTCCGAACGCGCCGCACGCCAGGCCGAGGTTGTCCAGGCCCTGAGCCGCGTGGTGCCCGCGCACGCGCTGCTGTGGCACGCCGAAGACACCACCCCCTACGAATGCGACGGCCTCACCGCCTACCGCCAGCGCCCGCTGGTGGTGTGCCTGCCCGAAACATACGAGCAGGTGCAGGCCGTGCTCAAGGCCTGCCACCACCTGCAGGTGCCCGTGGTGGCGCGCGGCGCGGGCACGGGCCTGTCGGGCGGCGCCATGCCGCATGCCCTGGGCGTCACGCTCTCGCTGGCCAAGTTCAACCGCATCCTCGACCTCGACCCGGTGAGCCGCACGGCCGTGGTGCAGTGCGGCGTGCGCAACCTGGCCATCAGCGAGGCCGCCGCGCCCTACGGCCTGTACTACGCGCCCGACCCCAGCAGCCAGATCGCCTGCACCATCGGCGGCAACGTGGCAGAGAACTCGGGCGGCGTGCACTGCCTGAAATACGGTCTCACGGTGCACAACGTGCTCAAGGTGAAGGGCTTCACGGTGGAAGGCGAGCCGGTGGAGTTCGGCAGCGATGCGCTGGACACCCCTGGCTACGACCTGCTGGCCGCCGTGATCGGCAGCGAGGGCATGCTGGCCGTGACCACCGAGGTCACCGTCAAGCTCATCCCCAAGCCCCAGCTGGCGCGCTGCATCATGGCCAGCTTTGACGACGTGCGCAAAGCGGGCGACGCGGTGGCCGCGGTCATAGCGGCCGGCATCATCCCCGCCGGCCTGGAGATGATGGACAAGCCCATGACCGCCGCCGTCGAAGACTTTGTGCACGCGGGCTACGACCTGACAGCCGAAGCCATCCTGCTGTGCGAAAGCGATGGCACGCCCGAAGAAGTAGAGGAAGAAATCGGCCGCATGAGCGACGTGCTGCGCGCTGCAGGCGCCACCGCCATTTCGGTCAGCAACGACGAAGCCGAGCGCCTGCGCTTCTGGAGCGGCCGAAAGAACGCCTTCCCCGCCAGCGGCCGCATCAGCCCCGACTACATGTGCATGGACTCGACCATCCCGCGCAAGCGCCTGGCCGACATCCTGCTCGCCATCCAGGAGATGGAAAAGAAATACCAGCTGCGCTGCGCCAACGTGTTCCACGCGGGCGACGGCAACCTGCACCCGCTGATCCTGTTCGATGCGAACGATGCCGACCAACTGCACCGCTGCGAGCTGTTTGGCGCCGACATCCTGGAGACCAGCGTCGCCATGGGCGGCACGGTGACGGGCGAGCATGGCGTGGGCGTGGAGAAGCTCAACAGCATGTGCGTGCAGTTCACGGCCGAGGAGAACGCGCAGATGCTCGGGCTCAAGCATGCGTTTGACCCGGCGGGGCTGTTGAACCCAGGGAAGGTGATTCCCACGCTGAACCGGTGTGCGGAGTACGGGAAGATGCTGGTGCGCGGGGGGGCGATCAAGCATCCGGATTTGCCGAGGTTTTGA
- a CDS encoding ATP-dependent helicase: MPQDAHFKKRYPTLEQNAVLNATASAVLVNALAGTGKTTTLAIKAADLLRTQGASRILMLAYSEAGLAAIAQRLEKLVPAIPRQVQIMTVEQLCATVLKEQGDELVRVTEPLQKNLLVRQAHTALLQDPALDRAPEAGDFLSRELDVQAFADFEARAKQQLLLRDMDRSDLGALPYCREHQLDYGLYQLLVKYERLRRGLNHEPHFYAPGDCTYEVATQLGELDFGDAFAPLQGRFDAVLFDELQDLDEAAMLVLRHLVQGGNGLFVGAGDFNQHILPGAFSVFGDSLARIRQELPADTQVVALNTTYRFGNAICQGLNPLFGVEFAAHYPTKPSAFERRSYTDDEDCARQLLAIHDAVLHQQPPAPGGTTPPPCLNVVLRSPEDSILLEWMFAHEGVHYACLGLKRFYQRREIALVLAIMGAMQGCGTGVRLTQGILSSAMEGLLRYVRRGSQPDQDVLANGAFDMQALVEDSPVEMDTRAVAAELIGRQDLVRRFLVRASFNPQAPVASPVCEQLLALPPEACADAGQLCAHPLVHRFFAQAPISPQELRYCRDSLAALARICAGLSVDEFLGRLTLMVQASIHQHTQQEASSLQLLTVERCKGHEYDHVAVPLVERGRFPRSAARQEAYRERNMLYVAMTRASKRLWLLEGSQRPVSPGPV; this comes from the coding sequence GTGCCACAAGACGCCCACTTCAAGAAGAGATACCCCACGCTGGAGCAGAACGCGGTGCTCAACGCCACGGCGAGCGCGGTGCTGGTCAACGCGCTCGCGGGCACGGGCAAGACCACCACCCTGGCCATCAAGGCCGCCGACCTCCTGCGCACCCAGGGCGCAAGCCGCATCCTGATGCTCGCGTATTCGGAGGCCGGGCTGGCCGCCATTGCGCAGCGCCTGGAAAAGCTCGTTCCAGCCATTCCGCGCCAGGTGCAGATCATGACCGTGGAGCAGCTGTGCGCCACCGTGCTCAAGGAACAGGGCGACGAGCTGGTGCGTGTCACCGAGCCCCTGCAAAAGAACCTGCTGGTCCGCCAGGCCCACACCGCGCTGCTCCAGGACCCGGCGCTGGACAGGGCGCCCGAGGCCGGCGACTTCCTGTCGCGTGAACTGGACGTGCAGGCCTTCGCCGACTTCGAGGCCCGGGCCAAGCAGCAACTGCTGCTGCGCGACATGGACCGCTCGGACCTCGGCGCCCTGCCCTACTGCCGCGAGCACCAGCTCGACTACGGGCTCTACCAGCTGCTGGTGAAGTACGAACGCCTGCGCCGGGGGCTGAACCACGAGCCGCATTTCTACGCACCGGGCGACTGCACGTATGAAGTGGCCACGCAGCTCGGGGAGCTGGATTTCGGCGATGCCTTCGCGCCGCTGCAGGGGCGCTTCGATGCGGTGCTGTTCGATGAGCTGCAGGACCTGGACGAAGCCGCCATGCTGGTGCTGCGGCATCTGGTGCAGGGCGGCAACGGTCTGTTCGTCGGCGCGGGAGACTTCAACCAGCACATCCTGCCCGGCGCGTTCTCCGTCTTCGGCGACAGCCTGGCCCGCATCCGGCAGGAGCTGCCCGCGGACACCCAGGTGGTCGCCCTCAACACCACCTACCGCTTCGGCAACGCCATCTGCCAGGGGCTGAACCCCCTGTTCGGCGTGGAATTTGCCGCGCACTACCCCACCAAGCCCTCCGCGTTCGAGCGGCGCAGCTACACCGACGACGAGGATTGCGCCCGGCAACTGCTGGCGATCCACGACGCCGTGCTGCACCAGCAGCCCCCCGCGCCCGGCGGCACCACGCCCCCTCCTTGCCTGAACGTGGTGCTGCGGTCGCCGGAAGACTCCATCCTGCTGGAATGGATGTTCGCCCACGAAGGCGTGCACTACGCCTGCTTGGGGCTGAAGCGCTTCTACCAGCGCCGCGAGATCGCCCTGGTGCTGGCCATCATGGGGGCCATGCAGGGCTGCGGCACCGGCGTGCGGCTCACGCAGGGCATTCTGAGCAGCGCCATGGAAGGCCTGCTGCGCTACGTGCGGCGCGGCAGCCAGCCGGACCAGGACGTGCTGGCCAACGGCGCGTTCGACATGCAGGCGCTGGTGGAGGACTCCCCCGTCGAAATGGACACCCGCGCCGTGGCGGCGGAACTCATCGGCAGGCAGGACCTGGTGCGCCGGTTTCTGGTGCGCGCCAGCTTCAACCCCCAGGCCCCGGTGGCGTCCCCCGTGTGCGAACAATTGCTGGCCTTGCCCCCCGAGGCCTGCGCCGACGCCGGGCAGCTGTGCGCGCACCCGCTGGTGCACCGCTTCTTCGCGCAGGCGCCCATCAGCCCGCAGGAGCTGCGCTACTGCAGGGACAGCCTGGCAGCGCTGGCCCGCATCTGCGCCGGCTTGTCCGTGGACGAGTTCCTGGGCCGGCTCACGCTCATGGTGCAGGCCAGCATCCACCAGCACACCCAGCAGGAAGCCTCCAGCCTGCAGCTGCTGACGGTGGAGCGCTGCAAGGGGCATGAATACGACCATGTGGCCGTGCCCCTGGTGGAGCGCGGGCGCTTTCCGCGCAGTGCCGCCCGGCAGGAGGCCTATCGCGAACGCAACATGCTGTATGTCGCCATGACGCGCGCCAGCAAACGCCTGTGGCTTCTGGAAGGCAGCCAACGCCCGGTGAGCCCCGGGCCGGTGTGA
- a CDS encoding LysR substrate-binding domain-containing protein, which yields MATAAPSSFLSSAARRIPPIQCLLTFEALARLRSVTQTADELCVTPSAVSHRVKQLEQILGVRLFGRADFSLTTEGSAYLAHVREGLGALQRFPGAAAAPGRRRLKLAVTPTFARTILIPRLRQFTEAYPEIDLALQVSIPLLDVVAEDADLMVRFGPGHYADVEHVELARDVVTPLASPAFVREHGPFDRPEDLEGVPLLRSPLEPWRTWFAATGLDWAEPSEGSQFNDIGLMCDGAAAGMGVALVRLKLGAPWLENGTLVRLFDTDTTSPHAHYLCWRTGTMDRWECAAFAEWLRKTMA from the coding sequence ATGGCCACGGCAGCTCCGTCCTCCTTCCTCAGCAGCGCGGCACGGCGCATCCCGCCGATACAGTGCCTGCTGACGTTTGAAGCCCTGGCCCGCCTGCGCAGCGTGACGCAGACGGCGGACGAGCTGTGCGTGACGCCCAGCGCGGTGAGCCACCGGGTCAAGCAGCTCGAACAGATCCTGGGCGTGCGGCTGTTCGGGCGGGCCGATTTTTCGCTGACCACCGAGGGCAGCGCCTACCTGGCCCACGTGCGCGAGGGCCTGGGCGCGCTGCAGCGGTTTCCGGGGGCCGCTGCGGCGCCCGGGCGCCGGCGGCTCAAGCTGGCCGTGACGCCCACGTTCGCGCGCACCATCCTCATTCCGCGCCTGCGCCAGTTCACCGAGGCCTACCCCGAGATCGACCTGGCGCTGCAGGTGTCCATCCCGCTGCTGGACGTGGTGGCCGAGGACGCCGACCTGATGGTGCGCTTTGGCCCCGGTCACTACGCCGACGTGGAGCATGTGGAGCTGGCCCGCGACGTGGTCACGCCGCTGGCCTCGCCCGCGTTCGTGCGCGAACACGGCCCGTTCGACCGGCCGGAGGACCTGGAGGGCGTGCCCCTGCTGCGCAGCCCGCTGGAGCCCTGGCGCACCTGGTTTGCCGCCACGGGCCTGGACTGGGCCGAGCCCAGCGAGGGCTCGCAGTTCAACGACATCGGCCTGATGTGCGACGGCGCCGCCGCCGGCATGGGCGTGGCGCTGGTGCGCCTGAAGCTCGGGGCGCCGTGGCTGGAGAACGGCACGCTGGTGCGCCTGTTCGACACCGATACGACCAGCCCCCACGCACACTACCTGTGCTGGCGCACGGGCACCATGGACCGCTGGGAGTGCGCGGCGTTCGCCGAGTGGCTGCGCAAGACCATGGCCTGA
- the purU gene encoding formyltetrahydrofolate deformylase: protein MTTNAYILTLSCPDRLGLVHAVSGFLLEHGGNIEEAAQYNDHATGLFFMRVQFACDQHDHATLKNRLASFAEPHTMRWSLHATAAPMKTVLMVSKEGHCLNDLLFRWKSGLLPIDIRAIVSNHRDFYQLAASYNVPFHHIPVTAATKAQAEAKQYEIIEAEGAELVVLARYMQVLSLDLCQKLAGRAINIHHSFLPSFKGAKPYYQAHDRGVKLIGATAHYVTADLDEGPIIEQDVARADHTDTVEDLTARGRDTESQVLARAVKWHSEHRVLLNGHKTVVFR, encoded by the coding sequence ATGACGACCAACGCCTACATCCTTACTCTGTCCTGCCCCGACCGCCTCGGGCTGGTGCACGCAGTCTCCGGCTTCCTGCTGGAGCACGGCGGCAACATCGAAGAAGCCGCCCAGTACAACGACCACGCCACCGGCCTGTTCTTCATGCGGGTGCAGTTCGCCTGCGACCAGCATGACCACGCCACGCTCAAGAACCGCCTGGCCAGCTTCGCGGAGCCCCACACCATGCGCTGGAGCCTGCACGCCACGGCCGCCCCCATGAAGACGGTGCTCATGGTCAGCAAGGAAGGCCATTGCCTCAATGACCTGCTGTTCCGCTGGAAAAGCGGCCTGCTGCCCATCGACATCCGCGCCATTGTCAGCAACCACCGCGACTTCTACCAGCTCGCGGCCAGCTACAACGTGCCGTTCCACCACATTCCCGTCACCGCGGCGACCAAGGCCCAGGCCGAAGCGAAGCAGTACGAGATTATCGAGGCCGAGGGCGCCGAACTGGTGGTGCTGGCGCGCTACATGCAGGTGCTTTCTCTTGACCTATGTCAAAAGTTGGCAGGCCGGGCGATCAACATCCACCACAGCTTCCTGCCCAGCTTCAAGGGCGCCAAGCCCTATTACCAGGCGCACGACCGGGGCGTGAAGCTCATCGGCGCCACGGCGCACTACGTGACGGCCGACCTGGACGAAGGCCCGATCATCGAGCAGGACGTGGCCCGCGCCGACCACACCGACACGGTGGAAGACCTCACGGCCCGGGGCCGCGACACCGAAAGCCAGGTGCTGGCCCGTGCCGTGAAGTGGCACAGCGAGCACCGCGTGCTGCTCAACGGCCACAAGACCGTGGTTTTCCGCTAG
- a CDS encoding bifunctional diguanylate cyclase/phosphodiesterase, whose translation MVNPGDAPRLAPWRGMLLYLVLGVAWVFAGDALLARWVTDPAQLTHWQTWKGWGYVLATSVLAWCMLRRMRYAEKVRWAMARELAQVVRHAPAGFARVAPDGRFLWANERLCELLGVSLAQVRHLNFHDVMQSPDPEGATAQLVRLLAGEIDHCVDERECRRPGGTRGVPVLCTVTQIPEAGDEPAHLVCVVQDLDEIKAARAALQTSEARQRLAATVVDNTIEGVVVTDAHSRILSANAAVTRLLGYTEEELLGKTPRVFKSGRHDKAFYEALWSTLRRTGHWQGEIWNRRKSGEVFPEHMSLSAVRDPAGEVTHYVCMFTDISEEKAHQRQLEFLAHNDALTGLSNRAWFGHQLEQVVQEARASGEHIAVLLLNLDRFKDVNDSYGHTTGDEVLKHIARQVQSALRPGDVLGRLAGDELAVVARHLRHADGAAAVARHLITAVAEPWRSPDGFEVVAGVSVGICMFPEHAATTELLLQGAHAAVYGAKARGRGAWCFFHEAMTQAARERLALESRLRLALAQGHLQMHYQPQVDIASGRILGAEALVRWNDPEEGLISPARFIPVAETSGVIGPLGEWVLREVCRQGQQWRAEGLPDLTLAVNVSPRQFHLTDLAGCTSAALADSGFPSELLELEITESALAERTEEARQVLMRLRSVGVRIAVDDFGTGYSSLAQLKRFPIDVLKIDQGFIRDIPQSADDMAISAAIIAMGHSMGLSVLAEGVEDEGQLAFLKARGCDAYQGYLCSRPLPADGFAALLRERGEPR comes from the coding sequence ATGGTCAATCCGGGCGATGCCCCGCGTCTTGCCCCCTGGCGGGGGATGCTGCTGTACCTGGTGCTCGGGGTGGCCTGGGTGTTCGCGGGCGACGCGCTGCTGGCCCGCTGGGTGACCGACCCGGCCCAGCTCACGCACTGGCAGACCTGGAAAGGCTGGGGCTATGTGCTGGCCACCAGCGTGCTCGCCTGGTGCATGCTGCGGCGCATGCGCTACGCCGAGAAGGTGCGCTGGGCCATGGCCCGGGAGCTGGCCCAGGTGGTGCGCCATGCACCCGCGGGCTTCGCGCGCGTGGCGCCGGACGGCCGCTTCCTCTGGGCCAATGAGCGGCTGTGCGAGCTGCTGGGCGTGTCCCTGGCGCAGGTGCGCCACCTCAATTTCCACGATGTGATGCAGTCCCCCGACCCCGAGGGGGCCACCGCCCAGCTGGTGCGCCTGCTGGCGGGAGAGATCGACCACTGCGTGGACGAGCGCGAGTGCCGGCGGCCCGGCGGGACGCGCGGGGTGCCGGTGCTGTGCACCGTGACGCAGATCCCCGAAGCGGGCGACGAGCCCGCCCACCTGGTCTGCGTGGTGCAGGACCTGGACGAGATCAAGGCCGCGCGCGCCGCGCTGCAGACCAGCGAGGCCCGCCAGCGGCTGGCCGCCACGGTGGTGGACAACACCATCGAGGGCGTGGTGGTCACCGATGCGCACAGCCGCATCCTGTCCGCCAACGCGGCCGTGACACGGCTCCTGGGCTATACCGAGGAGGAACTGCTGGGCAAGACGCCGCGCGTGTTCAAGTCCGGCCGGCACGACAAGGCGTTCTACGAGGCCCTGTGGAGCACGCTGCGGCGCACGGGCCACTGGCAGGGCGAGATCTGGAACCGGCGCAAGAGCGGCGAGGTCTTCCCCGAGCACATGTCGCTGTCGGCCGTGCGCGACCCGGCGGGCGAGGTCACGCACTACGTGTGCATGTTCACCGACATCTCCGAGGAGAAGGCGCACCAGCGGCAGCTGGAATTCCTGGCGCACAACGACGCGCTCACGGGGCTGTCCAACCGCGCCTGGTTCGGCCACCAGCTGGAGCAGGTGGTGCAGGAGGCGCGCGCCAGCGGCGAGCACATCGCCGTGCTGCTGCTCAACCTGGACCGTTTCAAGGACGTGAACGACAGCTACGGCCACACCACGGGCGACGAGGTGCTCAAGCACATCGCGCGGCAGGTGCAGTCGGCCCTGCGGCCCGGCGACGTGCTGGGGCGGCTGGCCGGCGACGAGCTGGCCGTGGTGGCGCGCCACCTGCGCCATGCGGACGGCGCTGCGGCCGTGGCGCGCCACCTCATCACCGCCGTGGCCGAGCCCTGGCGCTCGCCCGACGGCTTCGAGGTGGTGGCCGGCGTGAGCGTGGGCATCTGCATGTTCCCCGAACACGCCGCCACCACCGAACTGCTGCTGCAGGGCGCGCACGCTGCGGTGTACGGCGCTAAGGCCCGGGGCCGTGGCGCGTGGTGCTTCTTCCACGAAGCCATGACCCAGGCCGCGCGCGAGCGGCTGGCGCTCGAATCGCGCCTGCGCCTGGCGCTGGCCCAGGGCCATCTGCAGATGCACTACCAGCCGCAGGTGGACATCGCCAGCGGGCGCATCCTGGGGGCCGAGGCGCTGGTGCGCTGGAACGACCCCGAGGAGGGGCTGATCTCGCCCGCGCGCTTCATCCCCGTGGCCGAGACCTCGGGCGTGATCGGCCCGCTGGGCGAATGGGTGCTGCGCGAGGTCTGCCGCCAGGGCCAGCAGTGGCGCGCCGAGGGCCTGCCCGACCTGACGCTGGCCGTCAACGTGTCGCCGCGCCAGTTCCACCTGACCGACCTGGCGGGGTGCACCTCGGCGGCGCTGGCCGACTCGGGCTTTCCCAGCGAATTGCTGGAGCTGGAGATCACCGAGTCCGCGCTGGCCGAGCGCACCGAGGAGGCGCGCCAGGTGCTGATGCGGCTGCGCAGCGTGGGCGTGCGGATCGCGGTGGACGACTTCGGCACGGGGTACTCATCGCTCGCGCAGCTCAAGCGCTTTCCCATCGACGTGCTCAAGATCGACCAGGGCTTCATCCGCGACATCCCCCAAAGCGCGGACGACATGGCCATCAGCGCGGCCATCATCGCCATGGGGCACAGCATGGGGCTGTCGGTGCTGGCCGAGGGGGTGGAGGACGAGGGCCAGCTGGCCTTCCTGAAGGCGCGCGGATGCGACGCCTACCAGGGCTACCTGTGCAGCCGCCCGCTGCCCGCCGACGGGTTCGCCGCGCTGCTGCGGGAGCGTGGCGAGCCGCGCTGA